Sequence from the Bombus pyrosoma isolate SC7728 linkage group LG3, ASM1482585v1, whole genome shotgun sequence genome:
tagtatatattatgttataaaaatgtgatgtatttattgtaatataacatCTACAAGATTATTTGATAGTAACTCATTACGCTgcatatttgataattatgataattggatttattatattctatgcAGATGAATGTCAAAACAAATATGGCAATGCAAATGCATGGAAATACTGTTGTAAGGTGTTCGACTTACTTGCAGTTGCTGCCGTtagtatttgtaaataataaatgaatttaatattgtgttatgatgtttaataaaaatgtggatatttttatttagttaattGATGAACAAGTACTTTGTGTACATGGTGGGTTGTCTCCAGCCATTAAAACATTAGATCAAATTAGAACGATTGAAAGAAATCAAGAAATTCCGCATAAAGGTATTTTCACTGTTTTTTAATATGCTACGTTATGTTATACTTgaatacatttcaatttctgttttagGTGCTTTTTGTGATTTGGTTTGGTCCGATCCAGAAGATGTTGAATCATGGACTATTAGTCCACGTGGAGCAGGTTGGTTATTTGGAAGTAAAGTAACATATGAATTTATGGAAATCAACGATCTTAAACTTATTTGTAGAGCTCATCAATTGGTTCATGAAGGTATGTATTGTTACacaaattatacgtatttatttacatataatttgtGTAACAAAAGaactttatgattatattttatatatttctatcttaTTTACAGGTTATAGGTACATGTTTAATGATAAGCTTGTAACAGTATGGTCAGCTCCaaattattgttatcgttGTGGTAACGTAGCTAGTATTTTACAGTTTACAACTGTCGATCAAAGAAACCCAGTGCTATTTCAGGCAGTGCCTGATTCTGAAAGAGTAATTCCACCTTTAACTATTACACCATACTTTTTGTGATCTAATCTAGTGTTCCATTTGTTTGGATGCAGAAAGGTGGTATCTGCGTCTAGACGTTACGGAATTACATGACTGTTTCTTCATGTTGATGGACACAGGCTGATACTTTGACGGAGCATCAAATTTTGAagtattatttagaattttaatcaaaaaaattttgtttatgtttTTATACTTAAATGTTATTTGGAGAACAGGATTATCGTGTGATTGCTTATTCAGGGAATGATTTTACACAGTTTTTAGGAAATTTAtccatttttgtatattaagaaattaacttttatatataattacgcCTGCCATTGCATCAGCCTGATTCTCCtagtttgaaaaatgtttcgcatTGAAATGTGAACACTGTGGTCTAGACGCTTTTGCTGTCTACTGTGGACATTCTAGAGCATTCGTATCTCAGAGCAGTATTGTGAATGTACCGTTCTAAAGGCTAAGAGCTTTAAAATAAGTTATGAACACAAACAACAGCAGGTTCAGTAATGTATGAATGAATAAATGAGAAACCATTTAAACATTCCGAAGTGGGAGAGTCTCTGAGTATAGTGAATGCTTCATTGATATTATGATCGTTGTGCGTAGAATTCAGGTTTATTAAAGCGTGAGCATATATACTACTGTTAAGGTCTTCCTGAGTATGTAATTGATCTGTTTCTGATTTAGACACTGTGTATGCTGCGtgcaattctttttattctagaTGCGCAATCAGTGTTCTTAGCAGCATAAAGTCGGCGATTCTGCCGAGGTACAAATAGTATGTAGCAGTAGCCAAAGTTTTCCTGCCTAGGTAAGGAAATTgagtagaaaaattgtattatataatagaagttttcttattatttttatgcacatgacaattttatatttcattctcttttttccttttatggGCTCAAAATActatttgcaaaatatcttaaaaagtattgaaattttttcataataccGGCCTTTTTAACTATGTTCTACTTTTATGTGTACAGAGCAAtagtttgaatattattatattctcaGAATCTTTGTACAGTTTTCACATTATATGCCAAATCGCTGTCGTactgaataattataatagctAGACTGTCATAAGTTCATTAATGTAGGGAGCAACTTTTAAGAACCAAGACCCTTAGCAATGTGCCTCTAAATTAATAAGCGTTTGTGTAATATAATGATACGATATTGATACATAATCAATGGAACGCACCGGCCATTGCGTATCATAAGCCTGAATTCTGACCATCGATTTACTAGCTCATGATATTCCTAACCGATCACAGACCCGACAATTATGGCATTGGCATTGGCACTGGCTGTCAAGTTGAAACTACTCTATTTTGAGTTTTGTGATATAGTTCAAGCGAGGCATGTGAAAATTGCATCGATGTTTGTAACGATTTTCCATGTCGGatcgtttgaaaatgttttgaagacttgttatttcaaaaaaaaaatgaaaaaaaaaaaaataaaaatagtcaACTTTTGAACAGTGCCTTCAGAACTATAACACGACGGTCTACTAGAAGTAAATACTTTCTACTGACGGATAATCATAGACGAACTAGGACGGATCATATAAATAACAGAGAGCTTAACAAAGGCGTGTGTAAGGAATTCTCTTCACTTTTTTATATTCCAGAAACTATCATTAACAATTACTTTATCATATTTcgatctttattattatctcgTAAGATATTTCGGCGTCCAATTCGATGATTGCTTTACACgatactttttacattttacaatattatcgataaaaaatacgatttatatatatatattatatatatattatatatatattatatatatatatatataatatatccaGATTGTTACAATATGCAACTATACGATTTTACATTAATCAATTCTTTGTATTTacattattgatattatattagataGATCATTACACAAGGCAAGACACGGAGTTTACGTTACAAACTCGATCTGTCGGTTTTGCAGCCTctattattatcgtaaaacGGTGGTGATGCGTAAGAATGCCTACGTAGTACGGATATCCTAGGAATCATAAAAGTATTAGCTTCTGTGTCTACTTAGGTATTCACAGCAGTCACCTTTGAAATGCCTCTGTCTGTGATCGCTTTAACCTTATCGAAGTGTCCAAGCGCTTGCGGCGATTTACATCGGTAAGCTCACTGGAATAAAGACAATGACATTAAATAATGAGACTACTTTAGCTTAATAAACGTTTTGTGCAGGAGCTTGAACACTGCGCATAATTCTTAAAGATCTCACAGGTAGACAACATTTTAACGATCATGTACCTTGAAAGTATAGATTTTGTTATGTTAATGTAATGAAAcgtctgtaataaaaatgcGCAAAAATTGCAACTGACATTATCAATAATACTCCCGTTATTATTGTGATAAgtaaagtacaaatatatacatataacacgcatacacatatacgtacacatacatatatatatataccgtgaaataataaaggaGGAAACTATCGTATGTAGGTATGGGTATGgaataataaagatatcaTCAAATTTGTTCATctttaattagtttatttacttgtaataatattattttcatcgtatatataataattctatttattccttactatttatatataataatatagtgtATTTATGttcaatatgtataatatattatctacatttatataatcCCTATGAAAGGCATCTCCAAACAGACTTCagatttacttttttttttaaaatatcttatttattcataaaaatacaggGGGTTTACGCGTCACCTGTGAAGTCTAGCCTGTTTTGCCCAGAACCGATAGCTTCCGATTTATTGGTCGGATGAacatcattatattatatcttacaaTGCTTAATCCTTGCGATAACAATGAATTTATTCTTATGATTATCAACTTCATCTATATACACATCTTTATGAAAACAAATGCGATAATTTTTTTGCCCGACTATAAATCTGCAAGCGCGTCCGTGTTATACTTCTCGTTGTACTTCGTCGTATTCCGTGTATAATcgcattattaataattatttgttactcAGTAAAATGACAACAATTGAACGAATTTTGGAGCTCATTGCATGAAGGACGCAATGCAGTGAAAAAATGCAACGAATAAGCTAAATTggtatttaatgaaattttttgctaacgataaaaaataaaatatgtaaatttttgtattaaacttattatataaacatattctCTTTTACATCGACTAGAGTATTTAATTAAGTATTTGATTTTGACAAAAGATTATATGTAGATTTTCAGTCTGTTTAATTATGCATTATTCTTTAAGTATTTgctttcaaaaagaaaaattccaactacacatataaattctatatttgtGACGATAAGTAAAGTTCTTACCAAATTGTTAAATTGcacattataataaaatgtcgaTGTGCAactattttgaataattcgtgcaaaaaattgtaaaatgtaatgtgcatataaaatacaagaaatgcGTGAatgatatttgaattattcctaataaaataacattcattaaaaaaatacattcatGCGCGATATAAAGCTCGAAATCGTTATCAAATCAGgtgtaaaaattcgaaaaatgcTAGATGGAGCAATTTCGCAAATGTTTACGTTCATCAACGAGAAATCGTATTTCGCGCGCAAAAGTTGgtaaaaaaaatgattcgCAGCAGTATAGCAGTATTCGGTTCTTGGCAAAGCAGCAATTCACACGGTGCCCAAATCTCAGTTACAAAAGGAATAGTCGAAGGTAAACGAGATGATAAAAATGTACTTCCTAAACGTAGGTAGAAATTGGTAACTTTGACTCACTCATTGAAAAAGTATTTCCTCTTGCCAGTCTGGCATTCGTGTTTTCTTTTCGCCCGTCGTTTTTGGGTTAACGTTTGCATTTCGCGCTTCTTTGCTTATACCGTGACAAGCAGCATACTTCAGTGTTAACCAATCCGTTCGAAGTAATGGTGcgcgtttgaaaatttcatcgttttaataagaaaataataagctGACATTTTTAGGAGATCCAGAGATCAGTAAATTGATAgccaagaaaaatatttcggtGAATGAAATACATAAGAACGTCCTAATCTGACAATATAAATACGAACGTTGTTTCAATATCACATCAATCCTTAACGATTTTGATGCCGCGGTTTGTAGCTCaaatgtacattgtacatagGCAAGTTGTTTCAgatgttacatatatttcctcatatatataatgtaatatatatatggggtaatatatgtaacatttgAAACAATTAGCCTATGAcgataacatatatatatataatcgttATGATTCATCGCCCCAAAAGAAATACAAGTTTTTATTACCATCCCGACATTTGTGAACAGAGCATAGACGACTCGGCAAAACGATATATCCTATTCGTGTTATTTCGTTAGAAGATTCTAAACATGTATAACTAAAGTGGTGTCACATACATATCCTGCATCGCATAATTTTAATCAGGCTCAATCGTATGGCTGACACAGGATTAGAAACGCTGTTGCACCGCTTGACACTATATAAGAACAGGTATAACACGGAATTATACAAAGAGACAGGACTAGTACTTTCAACGTAGTTATTATTAAACCTTTCGTACAATATGTACAAAGTTAAACCCACAAACGAGAGgcatatgtattttttatatttttaaatttcatctatttttcttttacttttgctCAATAGACTCTCACTCGCACTTAAATATTAAAGGTTGGGCATGATAATACTCGCGGGTAGTATAATGCCCTAAGTCTTGCTGATCCAACGTATAGCTCTCCCGTAAGCAGCTGCTGTACTCCCAGACATCGGTgcacatttctttttatacaatatacatatttatatttatatttatattcatatttatatttataatttatatttatatttatatttatatacttatatttatatttatatacttatatttatatttatatacttatatataatgtaatataatagacAGTCCAACTCGGTGCTTTTTTCTCTTAACGCGgcgttcttttttcctcgcCGTTCTTTAACATCTGTTTCGATGTTGTATGTACATGCTAACAATAAATAGGAGGCGACAAGAAAAGAGTTCTCCGCGGGAAGTACATTATCTTTACTAGCtaatgagaataaaaaaaggaaacagaatTGGTTGATGGGCAGGGTTATAGGAACATAAGGGTGAACAGTCGCGGTTTGGTGGATCAACTCGAGGGAGCGGGCAGGGAAGAGGAAGGAACGAGGAGCGTAAAAAATGTCTATGAAGGTAGGAGACAAAAGAAAGAGAGCAAAAGGAACAAATGTATCGGTCTAAATGCTAACACGATTGCTTCCTTTCTTCGTATTGCACTATACTAAACGGTAACTTCAAAGTAAATTTTCGCGTGTAAACGTGAGGAAATTATGAGCGATTTAtgttttcgaagaaaaagtaaaagaaaaaagaaatacgcgTTAGCCAATATCATGTCAAATATTCTCTTAACGTAATTTAGCGagcttgttttctttttctcttcgttcttctatcttgcttgttttctttctttctatcacTCGCGGTTGCGACCTTATCGACCGTCCAATTGAACACAGAACAAGTGTACGATGATGTCCGGGGAATACAGGAACCGTTACCCCCAGTTCCTTAACCgcaaataatatacattgttTACCGTATGAAGTATCCCATCATTAGTTAAGTCTTATAGTATGGACAAGTATCCCTAGGCTAGTAGGCCCAAGGTCTGTGTGTATAGTTCTCgtgttgatttttttttttcgtatgtGCGCTCACGATCACAAGTTCGGCGAAATTATCTCAAAGATGTAGAAAAGGCATCAAGGTTGACGGGAGTAGAGAAAGTTTCCTGCGAAAGCTTCGGTGGAATTTGCTTTGAGCAGAATATTCGCTTTGTAATTTGTAGTGTAGGAAAataagaggaagagaaaattaagGATCAGGGAATGAAGATAAATGCAACACGACCGAAGGCATCCAAAGACACAACAACGGACCTTCGGGATCAAAGAAAGGGGAATTCGATTTCATCGTACTCGTGATCGCGTGCGTAGCGGTAATTAGCGCGTGTTTACGATAACTTCTATGGAGGCAAGATGAGACAATCACGTTGTGATAGAACATGCGCTAATTAATCATTACATGCGTATACAAGGAGCATTAttcatcattttttctttttcctttccaagACACGAACAAGACGTTTCGACTGGCGTCAGCCACCGGTTTGTTTCCTACcgttatttccattttctacaATTGGTTTTGCTATCTTAAATAATTGAGCCAATCTGAAGAACCAGGTATTTCTGAGTCGCAAGGAAACCGAATATCACACGTGTCCGCGACACATAAATATgcattatacatacgtatatgcatatttatatctacattTGCCAAAGTGGGCAACAATTTTCCATAAGTCCGATAAAAGCTCacgcgagaagaaaaaggtatACTCGAACTTTTGTTACTCTATTACTTTTTTTGTTTGCTACGAATATAAGCTTCCtcgtaataaagaaatacCAAGTCTTTTGCTAGTCatattttccattcgtttATGCATTTtaccttctctttttctcctttttc
This genomic interval carries:
- the LOC122577915 gene encoding serine/threonine-protein phosphatase 6 catalytic subunit, with translation MSDIDKWMELAKECKYLPENDLKKLCDMVCDILLEESNIQPVSTPVTVCGDIHGQFYDLEELFRNGGAVPETNYIFMGDFVDRGYYSVETFTRLLTLKAKWSDRITLLRGNHESRQITHVYGFYDECQNKYGNANAWKYCCKVFDLLAVAALIDEQVLCVHGGLSPAIKTLDQIRTIERNQEIPHKGAFCDLVWSDPEDVESWTISPRGAGWLFGSKVTYEFMEINDLKLICRAHQLVHEGYRYMFNDKLVTVWSAPNYCYRCGNVASILQFTTVDQRNPVLFQAVPDSERVIPPLTITPYFL